GCTGACTTCTGGGAAGGGAAGGGCCGCTTTTCCTGGGGAGGAAGGGCTGTGGGACTCCCGGTAACAGGCCTGGCTGGCTGAGGGAATTCGGTGCCGGAGCGATGAGTGGGGTGGAGCAGGTAGGTGTGGCCAGGGCACACAGAATTCCTGGTTTCTCTTTCCTCGTCTGGGTGCTCCCTTTGGCTGGTTCTCAGGAAGTgtaagggaaggagggaggactgcCAGAGGAGTGGCAAAGCATGGCCTCTGATCCAGGAAGGGGCCAGGAAGAGGATAGGTGTGGGGTCAGCTTGTTGCAGAGCAAGAGGGGGCTCACAGTTTGGCAGCACCTCCTTGGGTGATGGGCCGCTGGTATTCCTCAACCCTTAAGGATTGGTATGGCTGGtttcttcttgcctcagccccaTGAGGCTTCCTCTTCTCATTCCAGGCCTGTTCTCCTGGCACCCGGTGCTTATGTCTCTGGCTGTAAGTAGTGGACCTGGGCAGTTCTTAGGGGTGGGAGCATGGGCATGGTTGGTGGCCCTGGCAGCCTCTGGATCTTTGTCTACATTTAATGTTTGTTTGGAAGAGTTGCATGCTCCAAATACTCCTGCCCATGGTATATATCTGagacttgaggccaggcatggtggtggctcatgcctgtaatcccagcactttgggaggccgaggcgggcacatcacctgaggtcaggagatcgagaccatcctggctaacacggtgaaaccccgtctctactaaaaatacaaaaaattagccgggcatggtggcacgctcctgtagtcccagctcgggaggagaggcaggagaatcacatgaacccaggagatggaagttgcagtgagccaagattgcgccactgcactctaacctaggCGACAgtgcgaggctccatctcaaaaaaaccaaaaaaccaacccccccacaaaaaaaaaaattagctgggtgtggtggcagatgcctgtaatcccagttactcaggagcctgaggcaggagaatcgcttgaacccagaaggcggagattgcattgagctgagatcatgccactgcactccagcctgggtgacagagactatctccaaaaaaaaaaaaaaaaaagacttgaatcAGAGTAATTAAAACCCAGGTCAAATGGGTAAGGTTTGTCTAAGCACGAGGCTTCACCCACCTCTAGGTAGAAAGCTGAGACATTGCATTTTGATGTACTTCTGTCCCTTTTTAATTTCTGGTGATGCACCTAACTTTCCCTGAAATAGTGCACCCATGTGGCCAGCTTTTGCCAAGAAATTGTATCCAGCCCCACGTTAGGGAAACAAAGCTTGTGAATCATTTATAACTGCCACATCTCAAACCTTGTGTTTGCTTGGTAACACAGCACAGATGACATTTCAGACTGGCACCTAGGAGGAAGTGTGGAGATTATTCAGGGCACATATATCGTCCCAGATGGGGTTTTCCACTCTTGCCCCACCAAATGGATAGTCTTGTCAGTggggacagaaagaaaaaggggaatCAGCCCAGGACTCACTGGCAGCTGAGGGTTACATAAAGCCCTCTTCCCCTCTTCTGGGGCAGCACCCTCACTTGAGCTTCCCATCCCCTGTCTCCTCAGTTCTCCTTCCTGATGACCGAGGCACTACTGGTGTTTTCTCCTGAGAGTTCGCTGCTGCGCTCCCTCTCACGGAAGGGCCGAGCACGCTGCCACTGGgtgctgcagctgctggccctgcTGTGTGCACTGCTGGGCCTCGGCCTTGTCATCCTCCACAAAGAGCAGCTTGGCAAAGCCCACCTGGCTACGCGGCATGGGCAGGCAGGGCTGCTGGCTGTGCTGTGGGCAGGGCTACAATGCTCAGGTGGGGTGGGGCTGCTCTACCCCAAGCTGCTGCCCCGATGGCCCCTGGCGAAGCTCAAGCTATACCATGCTACTTCTGGGCTGGTGGGCTACCTGCTGGGTAGTGCCAGCCTCTTGCTGGGCATGTGCTCACTCTGGTTCACTGCTTCTGTCACTGGTGCAGTCTGGTACCTGGCTGCACTATGCCCTGTCCTCACCAGCTTGGTCATTATGAACCAGGTGAGCAATGCCTACCTATACCGCAAGAGGATCCAACCATGAGCTCTTCCCAGCCTAGGGGAAGCCTGGATTTGCCCCTCCCTGTAGGAGCTGGGGCTAGGGACCTCTTGAACTCTCTCAGCTGAGTCAGGGGACACCTCAGGCACTGGGACAGTTGGGCATTTGGAGGCCCATATGTGAATTCCTGCTCCTCATGCTGGAGTGCCTCCcatttccttcccctctctccatcATCCCAGAGGAACTTATGCATCATGTGTCTGGATGAAGCTAGGTCTGCAAGACTGTCTCCCCTGCAAGGCAGCTCATACTTGTACTGTATGTCTAGAAATTTcaggagagaaaaaagtaaaaatttttataaaaatgactgaaaagatTGATGAGAGAAGCAGCCCAGAGTTGGGGATGGTTCTTGTTAATGCCATCAGCATGGGAAAATGGGCAGCTGGGCAAGATGGGGACCCCTCCGATCCCTGGCTGTTCCCTATGGGGCTGAAGCTCTCCCAGCACACAAATCCCCAGGATCTAGCTGCTGAGCCTCCGAGGCCACTCTGGGCCCTGGCAGGCCCTAGAGCTGCAGCTGTGAATGGTACAGCTGTGTGTCCTTTCTGTCCCCCGGCTGTCCACTGTGCTGGAGTCTCCAGACTGTGAGGGTTAGATACATACAATAACAGGATGGGAGCTGGGGCTGAGTTGTCTCTAGAGGTGGCAAGCACTGAACATTCTGTCTTAGAGGTAAACCATGGATAAGAACAGCGCCTTATGATGGAGAGGCCCTTATTATCAGATCTAGGCAGGGACAGAAGGCCTCCCAGATAGGGGTtcgaagggaaagaaaaaaggagtaagAGTCTGAGGCAATAGCTCTTGGAAGGTTACTTGGCAGTGTGCatgtggtggtggcggtggtggggAGCTGGGGCAATGGGCTTCTCTATCCAGGTGGAGTTACCATGGAGACAATCAAGTCCCTGTCTAACTTTGCAGTTGAACGTGATGAAGGGGCTGCACAAGGTGGCCTGACAAGAGCCCAGGAGTCATTCGTCAGAGAACTGCTTTATTGATACTGCGAGCCTGGGCTTGGCTGCCCACTCAAAGTGGTCCTGTAGAAAATACCTGGGAGCCGAAGCTGTTCTGGTCCAGAAGCAGTCACGGCCACAGCAGAGGGAAACAAATCCTGACAGGAACAGTCTTTCTGTGGATGGGCAGGGATGTGCAGCCCCAGGTCGGCTCCTGCATTTGCTGGGCCCCCAGAACATTTTTGGCAAATCCTTGCCTTGGCTCAGGGCTCTCGGCAACCAGTGTCAGATGTGAGGGCCGGCCCAGGAGCTGTGGCATCAGTGTCCCTGCAGCCACTTGCTTGGGGCTGCCAGCTGATGTACATTCTTACCTCAGATGAGGACCTGGACTGGCCGATGCCTCAGAGGCTCCAGGCCTGGCATAGTGGTTGTCTGGAGTTGGAACCAGGTAGCAGGAGTCCTGGGTAGTGTTGGCGAGAAACAGCAGAAGGCCATAGAAAGCCCCAGCAggccttcttccctctcctcagAGCAGTCAGGTGCCCTGGAGTAGCTGAGAGGATGTCAAGGGGGGCTCaggaggggaggtgccacactcaAGGTGGTCTGGAGTTACAGCGTCGAGGGAGCTGCCTCGAAGGTGATTAGACTGGATTCTGGGGCAGCCCCCTTCCCTGGGGGTGTAGGAGCTTTGTCTGAGGGCAGGGGGCTGTCTACCTTGGCCCCAGACTCCTCTTCATCATCATCCATGCTGGGCCAGACGGACTGGTCCTCCACTCTCTTCAGCCGCTCATTGAGTGCCTTCAGGGCCAGTTGCCTGGGGCCAGAGGAGAGAGGACAGGTCACTCTGGGTTTGGCGTTGGGTCATGCTCTCTGCCCTTCTGCAGCAGGCTGACTCCTCACCGTACCACCTAGACTCCTCCCCCAGAATCCCATGTTTCCCCTTCACCATGCAGAGCCTGGGACTCCCCAGAGATTGGTTTAGGACCCACTCTGCCATCAGAATGATAACCCAAAGGCTCTAAGAGTCTTCCCTCCATAGCTGAGGCACCTCCAGGGTGAGAAGGTCAGCTGGGTGTCTGTCAGACTGCCCACCAGGCCAGCCACCAGGAATGGTTCTGAGGGAGGTATCTAAGGGTGGGTGGAACTAGTGCCCTAGGGCAGCTGGGTGGAACGGCAAGTTTTGGAGTTTCCAGGAGTTTCTGCCTGGGTGCGGGCATCACATCCAAGGGAAGGGTTATTAATTCTCCCCGTCTCCTGGTTAGGGGTATCTTGACCCTCCTGCCAAGGGTCAATGGGGAAGGCTGGAACTCAACACCTCCCTTGGCGCTCAGCCCAGGAAGCAGGGCCAACCTGGGTAAGTCTACCCATCCTAACTGATGCTAATATTCTCCCTCTCAGAAGAACCCCCAAAGCCACCAAGGCCCTTGTTAGAGCAGGGACTTTGAGGAGCCCTTgcaagaggagaaggagaaacagCCCACATGGGTAGGCACAGGCCAGAGCCTACTGCTTCCACAGGGTGTATCCTTAGGGGCCCCACTTTGAGGGCAGGTGGGAAAGTCCAACAGAAGAAGGTTTACACATGTGCTTGGGACCCTGGCTGACCAGAAGGTGGAGTGCCGCAGCTGCCAGGGAACCGTTTCAACAGTGACCACTGTGGACTcctatgcctcagcctctctgtgccACCAATGTGGGGACAGCTCGTGTAGCCTTTCAGGTTCCAGCTGAGAACCAAAATCTACACCATGCCAGGGAACATGACAAGAGAGGCAACAAGGACACGGGTGTAGAAAGCCCTATCACACTTCCACCCTGCCCGTCAATCTCACATGTGACAAGTTGGCATAGACAGGACAGTCCTTCCCTGCTGCTACCCAGGCTCCCATCCTGGTGATGCCCTTGCCAGTTCCATCTAAAGCCTGCCAAGGCAGAGAGCGAGTGTCACACTAGTCACTTCCTCACAAGGACCAGAGAGACAGGAaaccctgcctccctctcctggtAGCCCTTTGGAGTAGGGCGTGGCCATGCAGTCAGACGTCAAAGTGGCTGGAGGAATAATCCCCACCCCCATGTAAGCTAACAACCATAAGGCTATGCCAAGAACCCGCCTCTtgaccctcccttcctccccaccaaCCTGCTTCCCCCCCATCCATTTTCTTGGGCCTGGGCAGAGGTTTTTGAATGTCCAGCCAACCCTAATAATCCAACACCTCTCTGTGGAGGAGAGGTCCCCACTGGCCTGGCGCCACCTGAATAGCTCTGGGGGACAGTTCAATTCCTACCAGGCCCAGCTCTCCTGGCCCCAACTTTAATACCAGCTAAGGTTAAGAGAGACTTCTGTCCTTAAGGCTTATCACCTATAAAGACCCAAGCTCTAGAGCCCAGAATTATGCTCTACAGCATGCTGTATATACTTTTCAACATCTACCACACCTTGGGTCCATAGTGATCTGTGGCCCTTCCCCAGCTGGAACTCCTTCAAGAAAGGAATGTGTCCCACACTCAATTCCACAGCCCAGTGGAGAGTAAATACAGGGATAACTGCAGCTAAATTCATAGAGCTTTCTGCCACGACCCCATTCACAGGTGAGCAAAAGCAGGAGCCTTGGCAATGCAAAGGACAAAGCCCGCCCCAGATTTTACTACTGAAGTAATTGCCTCAAAACACTCAATAATAATGTTGGAAATGGAGCTGTGGATCTTGTGAAAGCTGGGACCACTTTGCTGGCTCCACAGatctgggggagagagagagagctgaatTTAAAAAGACCCCTCCTGCCCTGGCCAAAGTGCATTTAGTGAAGAATTCAGCTGGGACTCCTGATGCTGTGGATGGCTTGGTTTATAGATAATGAAAGGGTCATCGCCACTCCCTGGTGTAGTCAGCAGGCTCCCTCAGTGGGTCATGTAGCCTGTGTCTGGTTTTGGTGACACATGCCTGCTGGAGACGGAGGTAAATGTGGCAATACCCCAAGCTTCCCTCTCGATAAATAAGTGGCAGAGAAGCACAGCATCTGAGTTAAAGCCCAGGAAGAGGACATAGCATTTGGAAACTGGAGTGGCCCAGATCACCTTTCGAGGACCCCAggcctccttccctttcccttcctcacAGGGAAAGTACCAGCAGGTTGCTTCTGGCTCCCAGGCCCAATGTCTAGGATTCTGAGATTCTGAGGCAAGGCCGGGGTTCTGTGTGCCTCCACTGGGCATTCACAGCACCAAAGGAAACTGCATTTCTTGAGACTTATTAGGTGGCCACAGTGGTGAGGAAAGTGCCTCGTGGACCCCAGACACCTAACTGCTGAGTTCCTCAAGGCCAaagactgattttatttttccagatctGCCCCAACACCTGACTGTAGGTCTCCACCTATGTACGGCAAACACCTCAACAGATGGTATGTGACTCGACCAGTATGCTCCTAGCTTGACAAGATTTTGGAAAATTTCACAGTACCTTCTCCGCTCCGCGTCTTGAGGGTCTGTGCCTGGCAGGCTGATGGTGATGGAGGATGGGGCACCCACATCGTAGCGCTTCACCGTCTTCTGGCATATCTTTACCTTCACCAGAAGGCCGTGCACCAAGTTCGCCAGCAACCCCACCACAGGCTGCAGGATCTCAGGGAAGAAAGTGGCGAAAGCAAAATGGTCAGCCATGTCCCCTCGGCCCCGGCTGTGGCGCTGGTAGAAGCGAAGATACACCCAACTGGAGAGCAATCCGAAGCCATAGGAAGCCAGTGCTGGGCTCTGGAGCAGTGTGGCGAGCCGCAGCAGGAGCAGCAGTGCCAGCAGCAGCATGGGCATCACACTGACGCGCACCTGGGGCACTCGCAGGACCACACAGTCCCCCATGGTTTGCTTGAGTGCCACCAGGACACCACCTAGGAAGCCCAAGGCGCCGTGGATACGGACAGTGAACAAGTAGACCAGGTTGAAGGAAGCCATGTAGGTGAGGAGGTAGGCGAAGGCCCCCAGCAGCCCTACAGACACATTCACCACTGAGAAGAAGATGAGCAGCTCCAAGGCCCCCCAGAGGGGCTCCAGCAAACGCCCAGCCACCACCACCGTGGTCAGGCTGATGGCCACGTCCCACACATGCTGCTCCATCAGCCCATGGGTGGCCAGGGTCCAGATCCAGAAGTTGGGGGGAAAGAGGTAGCCCGGGGTGACCGCCAGGCAGCCTGTGTCCACGGCGAAGGAGAGCAGGTAGAGGAATAGTACCGCTGCACACAGAGCCTTCACCACCACGCTGGCGCTGGCCAGGATGGCCCCCaagtgctggcgggcgcctggcAGGGCACGTTGCATCTTCCCGGCGGCTGTAGACCTGAGGAAAGGGTCTGGTAGGCCAGGGGCCTCCCCGGGGCCTCGTCCCAGTCCGGCCCCGATGGGAGGCCCAGGCCCGGCCTAGTCACTGGCCTATGGCCCTGGTAAAGGATCCGCTTCCGATCGGGTGGGGTTCTGGTCCCGAGGGGCCGAGTCGGGCCTTGTCGCCGGGCCGCAGTGTAGGTCCCTCGCCCGGGACCTGAGGGAAGGCCCTGGACGGCTTCGGCACGCCCGCCTGCCCACCCTGTAGGCCCCGTGCCAGGCTAGCCTGGCTGGCGTTGATCTCAGGGCTGGGCCTCCTCCATCCACTCCGAGGCCCTTCGGTTCGCAAGGGGGCTGATGCCTAGTTCCGTACCCGAGTCAAGCCTGGTCAGCTCCCGCTGGGCCTGGCTCCTGGCTTCGACCGTACCTCTTTCTCGGGGGGCCGACAAACAGGGGTGCTGCGCCTGCGCGCCCCCGGCGGCCGCGGGCTGTTCTCTAAGCGCCTGTGTTCCGGCTCCTCTGCATGCTGGGATACGGAGTCCTTGGTTGCAGCCGGGGAAGAGTGGAACAGGGTTCTGGCTAGAACTACAAGTCCCAGGAGGCCATGCGCACGGATTGGTCCCGTCGTGGTGAGAGGGGACTGTGCTGGGACTTGTAGTTCTCAGGGACCGTTTCCGTCGGTTCTCAGGAGGTGGGAAGGGCTGAATTAGCATCTCTAACCCCTGAAAGCGGCGGTGGGGGTTCGGGAAGCAACACAGCTCTAGCGCCCACACTTGCTGAATTCCCTGGGAAGAGTAGCTCTATTTGTGCATGTACCTCTGAGCGAGTGTGTCCTTGTCTGCTGGCGTGTGGGTGTGTGTCACTGTGTGAGAAACAGAACCTCCGTGGTCTGTTGAATGGCACCTGACCCAGGCTGGAACCCTTGCTCTGCCTTGGCGGCTGTGTGGCATTGGTTAAGTTCCTGAACCTTTTTGAAACTCAGTTTCATGGACCGTAAAATATAGATGATGACATGATCTTCCTGTCCTAATAAGTGGAAAGGGGTGTAAAATGCCAGTCCACCCTGGGTACTCAGCGAGTGTTGCCCATGTTGCCTTTGTTTGGTTTCTCCCACTTGgaaacattttttgttatttcacGTTGCCTTTTTTCCAAGTGAGGTGGGCCTGGAGCACGAACCTAGGACTCCCTCCGGCACACGGACGAGGCTGGGCTGCCCTCAGTGACCCTCCTCCCCACTAGAGACTTCTGATCACTGCGGAGGAAGAGAGGTCTCTCCACAAGCCTGGGCCAGAAGTGTTCTGGCCCCACTTCACGCCACAGTGGCTTCTGACAGTGGTTGtgttctgtgtcttttttttttttttgtatattgagttacttaaaaaaaaaaactgtacatataggctggacatggtggctcatgcctgtaatcccagcactttgggaggccaaggcgggcggatcacctgaggtcgggagttcgagaccagcctgaccaacatggataaaccccgtctctactaaaaatacaaaattagccaggcatggtggcacatgcctgtaatcccagctactcgggaagctgaggcaggagaatcgcttgaacccgagaggcggaggttgtggtgagccgagatcatgccattgcactccagcctgggcaacaagagtgaaactttgtctcaaaacaaaaagctgtacatataattaaaacaatttttgacaAAGTACTTTTATAAAGCACAGAATCCGTTCCTTTCAGCCACTGATTTCAGTGTGTGCCGAAGTGTGCATGGCCTACAGGTTACAAAGGGTGCTGATGCTTTTTTTTCTGGGGTCTGGGTTCCCACTGGTTGCCACATCAGGGTAAGGTTGCCAGTTTTAGCAAATCAAAATACAGGATGCTCAGTCAAATTTGAATtccagataaacaatgaataatcttTGAGTATAATCATGTccccccccctcttttttttttttttttgagacagggtctagctttgtcccaggctggagtgcagtggcacaatcatagctcactgccacctcaaactcctggactgaagggatcctccagcctcagcctcctgattagctgggactacaagcacacactactgtgcccagctaatttttcaaaattttttattttgtagagacatgggcaggggtggggtggccatcttacccagactggtcttgtgagctcaagcgatcctgctgcatcagcctcccaaagtgttgggattacaggcattaaccactgtgcccagcccccagtTTTTCAGTATAGGTATGTCCCACACAATAGTTGAAACACATCCATACTAAAAACTCGTTCAtgatctgaaattcaaaattGGGTGTTCTGTATTTTATCCGACCACCCTATCCAAGATTGCAGGGGCTGTTGCAGGCCATGGGAGCTGTCTTGGGGGTTGTGGATTAGACATTGCTCTGCAGCAGACCCCTGCAGAGGAGTGACAAAAAAGTCCCCATCTTGGCTGCGGCCTGGAAGCCCCTTCATCTATTTAGCATCCAAGCCCCCCAACCCCTGGTGGCCAACTCCTCTCTAAAATCTTTGCTGGTTTTTAGCCTTCTCACCTGGGGGGAAAGGCTTTCTCCTCTTAGTTTGCTCCTCTGTGGTATGGGGATACACTAGTACCCAccccagagattgtggtgaggACTCAGCCAGGTGAGTAAAGAGTGAGCAGAGTGttgggaggagagagagcacTGCGGTGGGAAGGCAGGGACACGTGTTCTGGTGGTAACAGGTTATAATTCTCTCCACATGAGAAGACTGTGAGGGTCACACTGACCAGGGTGAAGATGAATTTGGGCCTAAGCTTGAGCAGATTCACAAAAACGAAGTTTGGCCTATGGCTCCATTTTAAGCAGCTGCGGCCTCAAGCTCCTCTGGGCCAGGAGGGAGCCGTTGCTGCGCTTGTGGTCATGGCTTCTTGGAATAACAGGACTGGGTCCTCCAGCGCTCGGTAGGGACACTGGCCGGGTGCTCACTCATAGCTCTAGGCAGAGGA
This sequence is a window from Macaca fascicularis isolate 582-1 chromosome 2, T2T-MFA8v1.1. Protein-coding genes within it:
- the TMEM115 gene encoding transmembrane protein 115, with translation MQRALPGARQHLGAILASASVVVKALCAAVLFLYLLSFAVDTGCLAVTPGYLFPPNFWIWTLATHGLMEQHVWDVAISLTTVVVAGRLLEPLWGALELLIFFSVVNVSVGLLGAFAYLLTYMASFNLVYLFTVRIHGALGFLGGVLVALKQTMGDCVVLRVPQVRVSVMPMLLLALLLLLRLATLLQSPALASYGFGLLSSWVYLRFYQRHSRGRGDMADHFAFATFFPEILQPVVGLLANLVHGLLVKVKICQKTVKRYDVGAPSSITISLPGTDPQDAERRRQLALKALNERLKRVEDQSVWPSMDDDEEESGAKVDSPLPSDKAPTPPGKGAAPESSLITFEAAPSTL
- the CYB561D2 gene encoding transmembrane reductase CYB561D2 isoform X1, whose amino-acid sequence is MALSAETESHIYRALRTASGAAAHLVALGFTIFVAVLARPGSSLFSWHPVLMSLAFSFLMTEALLVFSPESSLLRSLSRKGRARCHWVLQLLALLCALLGLGLVILHKEQLGKAHLATRHGQAGLLAVLWAGLQCSGGVGLLYPKLLPRWPLAKLKLYHATSGLVGYLLGSASLLLGMCSLWFTASVTGAVWYLAALCPVLTSLVIMNQVSNAYLYRKRIQP
- the CYB561D2 gene encoding transmembrane reductase CYB561D2 isoform X2, whose translation is MTEALLVFSPESSLLRSLSRKGRARCHWVLQLLALLCALLGLGLVILHKEQLGKAHLATRHGQAGLLAVLWAGLQCSGGVGLLYPKLLPRWPLAKLKLYHATSGLVGYLLGSASLLLGMCSLWFTASVTGAVWYLAALCPVLTSLVIMNQVSNAYLYRKRIQP